The Ketobacter alkanivorans genome includes the window GTTTGCCGGGTTTGTTGGGTTCAGAGTGGCTTCTTTGTAGCTGTATTCCTCATGGGATTCTTGTAGTTTCTTGATGTATTGGGCGGCCGCGTAGGCGGGCACTGTTTGTGGAATAAAGCTGCGACGCTGCTGAACTTTAAGTAGCGGCTTTACTTCGTTTACCGTATAGGCCCTTACCGCGATGGCACTTTCCATCATGATGCGCGCCATATCCAGCACTTCTTCGCGCGCGTTTTGCTGCAGTATTTTGTTGCTCACAAAGCCAGAAACCAACAGGCCGATTAGGGTGATGCCGAACAGTACCAAGTTGAACTTTAAGCGTAATCCCATGGGTTACTCCGTGTTATCTAGCGTGCGCCAACGAGTTGATTGCAGGTCTTCCATGTGGCAAAGGCCTGGGGAAAGTGAGCAACAGAGAGAGTGTGCGTTCGGGCTTCGGACACAGGCCAAGTTGGCCAGAAGCCTAAGACTACCTTGACGTTGTCAGCTGTCATAAGTGCATCAGTGAGGGTTTTTTTCTTTTTGGAAATGGTGATATTAGTGTCTTTTACCAAGGTTTCCAATTGGATGTGGGTGCCGTTATCAAGGAACAGGCCGGTATCTTTGTAGCTTAGATCGATGTCCGATTTGGTATGAATCATCCAGTTGGCTTGGGTTAGTTGTAGAAACAGGATGGTCTTGCCGGCACCGTCTTCCATTTTGACCGGGATCGTTCTGAGTTCGCAGTCAGTTTGGTTGCTGGAGAGTAGCCATGTATTTTGTATGGTTATGGGCAGTTGATCCAAGGTGAATTCAAGTGGCGCAGTGGGGGCTGGAGCAGGGGCCGGTTGTTCAGTTTCGACATTGGGCTTGGTTGTTATGGCTGGTTTCACTGCTGGGGTCTGTGCTTTGGGTACTGACGCTGTCTGTGGTGGGCGTGAAGGGGCACGTAATGGCGTGCTTGGGTTAAGTGGCAGCTTTTCTTTTTTCGGTGCGACTGTTTTGGGGGCTGGTGCCTGGGGCGGTGTTGCCGCGTTGTTCTGGGCAGCCTGATCCTGTTTGAGTACTTCCTCAAAGGGGATGGCTTTGGGCTCTGGTGTGATCTCGGCGGTGGGTTTCGCTTCGGGCGCGCTGGCGTGTTCGTCTACCGCGGGCTCCGCTGGGGTGTCCAGCGCCGGTTGAGCTGACGACGGTGTGTTGTAGGCGCAGCCTTGCAGCAACGAGATACAAAGGGCAAGTGGAAGCGCTATCGCTGTTAGAGCGGGCTTGATAACCAGGTTCATGGGTTTGGTCCGATGAAAGCAAATGGCGAATGGGAATGTGTATTGTTGATATATAGTGGCTAATTAGGTGGAATTTGTAAAACGTAAAAATGCACATTAGAAATATTACTGTCTACAGCAATCCTTCTCGTTTTACTTCGAAATACTTGTTAATCAGTGCCACGGGCATCATTTTTGGGGTGCTGTTCACCGTGTGTAGCCCGGAATGATTGAATTCTTTGGTAATGGCGTGCCGACGCTCCATATACAGCTTGGTGCCGGTGTAACGCAGGGCGTCCTGGAAGCCATTGATAGGTTTGTCTAAAAGATCGTGTAGCTCAGGTTCTTCCAGGTTGGCGACCATGACCAGGTGCTTTTTCTGCAGCAGGGACAGGGCCGGCTTCAGGTCGTCGGCATTTTCATCCCGTATGTTGGAGAGCACAACGACCAAGGCCCGTTTGTTATGTCGGGTCATAATGGATCGAATGGCGCTGTTGTAGTCGCTGGCGCGGGTGCTGGGGCTTATGTCGTAGACGCAATTGAGTATTTTGGAGAGGTTGGCTACGCCTTTTACCGGTTTTAGCCAGCGCTCGTCACCCCCAAAGCTCATCAAACCGACAGCGTCGCCCTGTTTGAGGGCGGCATAACTCATCAGTAACATCGCGTTCAAGGCGTGATCAAGGTGGCTGTGGTCGCCGTCCTTTGAGCGCATACGGCGACCACAATCGATCAGAAACAGGATCTGCTGATCTTTTTCATCCTGATATTCTTTGGATATTAGCTTGCGCTGGCGCGCGGTGGCGTTCCAGTCGATCTGGCGCAGGCTGTCCCCTTGGCGGAATTCTCGCAGTTGTTGGAACTCCATGCCTTCTCCGCGGCGCTGTTGTAAGCGGATACCCAGTTGGGCTGACTGTTGTTCCATGGACATCATGGCGTAGTTGGAGACGGCGGCGAAGTTGGGGAATACTTTGACGCTGCTGGGTTCGCCCACCAGCAGGCGACGCTGCCAGAACCCCAAGGGAGAGTGCAACAGTAGATCTGTGCTGCCGAAGTGATGATTGCCCCGTTCTTTAGCTCTTACCCGGTAGCGGAACTCTGTACCTTGTCTGGGGATCAGTAGACCTTTTTGATGGGCGTGTTCAGCCTCGCAGTGGGAGGGATGGTGGTCGAACACTTCGAGCCTGACCGCTCGGCGATAGCGGTGAAGCAGCCGAAGTTCAACGTCTGACCATACCCCCAGCGCCAGAGATTCACTGTGCTGACGCAGCACGCTAGGGGGCACCATGCGCAGTAACGCCACCGTATCGAATATTAGCAGGAAGGCGAGGGTGGCCCCTGATATTTGCCAGATGCGCTCAATCTGATGTTGCCACGCAACCGCGTCCCAGTCAGTAGGCATTATCTCTTTAGGCAGCCACATGCTCAGTGCGGCTGCAAACCCCATCAGGGCCCAACCACAGGCAAACCAGAATAGTCGATGTGTCGGTCTCATGGGTTACAGCCGGGGTGCTTCGACTTCCTGCAGCAACTGCTGCAGAGCCTGATCCACTTGCAATCCTTCGATTTCCATTTCAGCGGTCAGTGCCACACGGTGCCGCATAACCGGCAGGGCCATGACTTTTACGTCATCCGGCGTCACAAAGTGGTTGCCCTGTAACAGTGCATTGGCACGGGCGGCGCGGATCAGGGCAATGCTGGCTCGTGGGCCTGCTCCGTGGGCAAAGCTGTGCCATTGGCGTGAACTGCGAGCTATGCGTACGGCGTAGTCGAACACGGCATCATCCACCTGGATGTTGGCGGTGACCTGCTGGAGTTTAGGAATGTCGGAGGCATTCACTACCGGTTCGATGGCGGATACGCTCAGGGTATCTTGCACTTGTCCGGTGGTAACCTGTTTCACTAGGTTCTGCTCTTCGTCTTCATTGGGGTAATCGATCAGCACTTTCAGCATAAATCGATCCAGTTCTGCTTCTGGCAGCGGGTAGGTGCCTTCCTGCTCGATGGGGTTCTGGGTAGCCAGCACCATGAAGGGGGAAAGTGCAGGGAAGGGCTTGCCTTCGATGGTGATTTGCTTTTCTTGCATGACTTCCAGCAGGGCGGATTGGGTCTTGGCCGGGGCGCGATTGATTTCATCCGCCAGCAGCAGGTTGCAGAAGGCAGGCCCTTTACGGATTTTAAACTGTTCGGTTTTCATGTCGTAGAGCGCGTGGCCGGTGACATCAGAGGGCATTAGATCCGGTGTGAACTGGATGCGGCCAAACTGCCCGTGAAAGCATTTGGCGAGGGCTTTTACCAGCAGTGTTTTGCCCAGGCCAGGTACGCCTTCTACCAGTACGTGGCCGGAGGCAAGCATGGCGATCAACACCTGATCGATAACCTGTTGTTGCCCAACCACCACCCGTGCAATCTGCTCGCGCATGCGCTGTACCAGCTGGATGGCATCATTGAGTGTGATTGACTGGGTTGGCTCCGTCATAGTGCGTTCCTTATGATTTGTAATTGCGAAATCAGTTCCATCCAGGGGTGCTCCCGATGAGGGGACGGCTGGGTCATGGATTCTTGTATCTGCTGTTGGTTGAGTTTGCAGCGCTGGGTCAGCAGCTCGAGCCATTCGGCCTGATTTTGTGAGTAGGACAGATTGTGGTGTCGGCTCATTATCTGCTGAATATCCTGGCGTAGTTGATCCACCATGGTTTGACCCTGATGGTGATTCCAATCAAAGCGGGTAGCGGCTTCTATGTGTTCCAACCATTGTCGGTGCTCATTGCTGGGTTCTGGAATCAGTGGGCCAAAGCGCACCCAGCGCCGCCATCCCCAGATCAGAATCGTAAAGCCCAAACCAATTAGTAGATAAGGTGCAGTACGCCAGAGAATACCCAAGAGGTTTTCGCTTTCGTTGCTGCTGACAAACCAGATGATGTCGTCCTGCTTGACCAGTTGCCACAGTAGAAAGGCATGATCGTAGTCACCGATGCGGTCGTTATGCCAGATGGTGGGATCCATCAATACAGTGAGCTTTCCGGCTCCAACCTGATATTGCAAAAGTGCATTGGGCCAGCTTTCGCCAGTGCGAATGGCTTCGTCATATTCGTCGTCCAGTGTATAGCCACCCAGCGATTCGATCAGCAGAATGTCTTGGTTCCAAGTCACCTCAAACAAATCGTCGTAGTCGATAAATGCGCAGCTTTGGCCTGCCTCCGACTCTTCTGTCTGTTCAGTTACAGATTCAGTGTCGGTGGATTCTAGGGCGGCAGATTCGTTAACGCTTTCAGGCATTTCGTCGAATGCTGCGTCTTCTGGATATTCTTCTTCGTAATCATCATCGTACTCTTCTTCCTGGTAATAGAAACGTATGCCAAAGCTGTCGAGGAAAGGGTCTGCGGATTCTGAATCGAAATCCCATTCTTCCTGGGCGGTGACGATAAGGTGGCCGCCACCGTGCATCCAGTCCATCAGTTTTTGCCGGGTGGCAGGATTCCCGATGGTGCTGGAGTTAAACAGTACCAGTGCGTCGTAGGGCTTTAGTTTTTCTAATACCGGATGCAGGTTGAAAGAGCGATGAGATTCCTTTTGCTGCTGATCTAGCAGAGCTTGCGCCGCGTACCAAGGGTTGAGGATAACATCGACGGTGGCCCCGTCATCCACGTGACGGGTGTAACGTTCAATGTTTGAGGCTATCCAAGCTATACCCGCGCCTAGGATCAGCAGTGCTACAGCGATGATGGCCAGGCTGCGCTTATTCATGAAGATGAGCCCCCGGTACTGGAATCATCAAAAAAGCTGGGCCAGGTGGAGCAGAGATTGGCAAACTCATCGTCGCTGATGTGGTTGTGCGCATAGGCTAGGTTGATCCAATGCCCGGTGAGGCGCTGGAAAAAATGCCCACGCTGTTGCGGTTCCTGTTGCAGGCAAAGTCGCAAGCATTCCTGTTCGGTATGGCTGCTATTAAGGGGCAGGTGCCGTTCATGAACGAGGAAGGTGAGCGCAGCCCTGTAGAGCAGGCTCAATGCCTGGCGAAACTGTTGCTGTTGCCACAGCGACTGGGCTGCAGCAATCACATCCGCTGGCAAAGTGTCCTGATTCAGTTCCAGCCCGAATAGATGGCTTGGCGGTGCCGGGTGTTCCTTACGGCTAGCGTTAATGTTAGGTACACGCAGGTGACGGAAGCGGTAGATGAGGTATGCAAAAACGGCGATTACCAACCCCCACATGAGTACTTCCAGCACGCTGATAATCATCGTGGCGTAGGGGCTTATATCCCCCAGAAATTGGGTGCCTTCCAGAAAATCGACCACCCACTTGCCCAATTTGCTCCAGAAGCTTTCCATGTCTTCGTCTGCTTCTGGCGTCGGTGTGTCTTTCCAGCGCCAACCCGCATCCTCCCGCATTTGATGAAATTCGTCTCCCTCCAGGATGTCAAAAATCATCTGCTGGGTTTCATCACGGGAAAGTTCTGCCTGGGCCGGTTGCGGTGCAGTTGTCAGCGATAGCGTGAGAAAGGCAGCCAACACAAGGCCGATCGCTTTGCTGCCTTTGGCCAGGTGATCATTGCTTAACTGGCGGAACGTGAGCTCGATATCCCAGGCTTCAAGCCAGGTGCGGCGATTGATGTACAGCATAAACCCACCGCAAACATAAAATGGTGATGCCAGTGCCATGGCAACAAAACCAGCCCAGGTTATGGTGGGGAACAGCATGGGGCTGGATAGCAGCATATCAAGGTCAAAATCGATATCCATTTCCATGGGTATGAACATCCAGGCCAGACTGAAAATCGCGATGATAAAGAGGCTTTCGAGGCTGTTGCCTACCACGGTCAGCCATAAGCCGGATGAACCTGCGCCTCGGTGTAAGGTGGCAAGCCGTTGGCTGCGTCGCTGGCCGTGCAATTGCTCCAATTCACCGACGGGCATATTGAGTGATCGTGAAAGGGATAAGCGTTGCAGTACCAGTTTGGAAAACCATTGGTGCAGCGCGATGTTAAAAGTCTGTTTCAGCGTGTCCTGCCAGCGAGCATTGTCGTCAAATAGCTTTTCGGATATGTAGCGCAGTTGAATGGACTCAAATAGCGGTTTTAGCCACCAGATCAGCAACAGTGACCAGAGCGGTTGATTGAAGAAAAGGGCGTAGCTCAGGCAGATCACCGGCAGTGCAGGAATCAGCCACAGCAAAAGAAGCGGTTTTAACCATTGGCGGGCCATGACAAAGCCCAGGTCTACGGCTTCGTAAGGATTGCGAGGGCGCACCTGCACGCTGATTTTACTCAGATCCACGGTGCGCTCCTCGGTTGAGGCCGGTATAGCCGAGGCTGAGATAAGACAACACCAGCAGCCAGAAGCTGCCTCCGGCTATGTATTTTGCGGAGTTGGACAGATAGCTGCTGGAAGACCAGAACGCTTCCACAAATGCAGCAATCAGCAGCAGGAAGAAGACGCCATACACCAGCGACATGGCTTCGCGCGCGGCTTTGATGAGGGATTGCTTGCGAGTGAGTCTGCCGGGGCACAGTAACCCATACCCCAGTTTGAGGCCTGCAGCACCGGCAATGGCAATACCGGTAAGTTCAAACGCACCATGGCCGATAACAAACGGAAAAAAGGTATCGGTGAAGCCCATATCGGTGAGGTAGCCCATAACAGCACCCAGTACGATGCCGTTGTACAACAGATTAAACAGGGCACCGATGCCTAAGACAAAGCCGCTGGCGAAAGTCTGAAAGCCAATGCCAATGTTGTTCTTGATATAAAAGCCGAACATGCTGAAGTCGTCCGCTGCGCTCCTTTGTTCCTGCATGAAAGCCTTGTTTGCAGGGTCATACATCTCGGTGAAATCACGCACAGCGCCTTCTGGGTACACGCTATAAATCAGGCTTGGATCGTAATAGGTCAGGGCGGCCATGATCAGCAGTGAGCCAAAAAACAGTAAACTGGACGCCCATATAAAGGTAAATTCACGACGCACTGTGGCGGGGAAGCCCACCAGAATGAAGTGCACGATGTTATACAGAATATTATTGTGGCTTTGATAAAGCTGTTGGTGTCCGCGCAGGGCCAGTTGGTTGAGTCGATCGATCAGGTAGGGGCTGTATTGCCGCTCTTGTGCCAGTGCTAGATGGTGGCACACCTGTCGATACTGATCTGCAAAACCGGTGACATTGGCTTTCTTTCTCAGCTGTTTGAACTGTTCCAACTCGTCCAGTGTGGTTTCAAATGCTTGCCAAATTGGCCGAAAGTGATTTTCGAACAGCTCTTGTTTCATCGTCCACCCCGTAACCAAGTGGCAACCCGCAGGATATGGTCGACCGCTTCCTGATTGTTGTGATGAAACACTGGTTGCAGATGGTTGGCCAGTTCTTCCTGTCGCTCCTGGGTAAGGGTGTTGCGACGTTCCACAAACGACAGAATCGCCCGCTGTTGCTTCAGATTCAGCGCTACCGGTGGCGGGGCGCTGTCGCTGGCGGGCCATTGGGGGGCCGTCTGCTGCTTTTCCCGAAAAATCACAATTGTGCCTGCTGCCAGATCTCCAATGCGTTTGAAATCCTGATTCATAATCATGCTGATCAGGCCTGCGATATAGCCAATGGGTAGAAAATCAACAATGCGGAGGAAGTTGCGAACAATGGAGGCCGACCAGCTCACCGGGGTACTGTCGTCGTTGACGACGGCAATGCCCATGGCTTTTTTGCCTGGAGTCTGCCCGTTATTCAATACCTCGAACAACACTGGATAGAACCACTCAAGTACAAAGGTGGATATCAGCCATAGGGCCATGCCCACTTTTCCCAGCAGTGTCAGGGCGATCAGCAGTGCGATCTGCACAGCGGTTCGAATCAGGCTGTCGATGGTAAACGCCAGACAGCGTACCAATGGTCCTGCGACCTGAATGTCCAGATCGATGTTTTCCGGTGTTTCCAGTTTCCGGTAAGTATCCAGCATGTGATTCAGTTAACTTATATTTTCCAGGCGAGCGTAATAGCGTGCAGCCATCATCGCCGCGCAAAACAGCCAAGTGGTGAGTATTGATTCAAGCGCACCCAGTATTCCCAACGTGGAGGGTAATGCGAAGGCGCTCATAATACCTTGACAGAAATAGAGCAAAATAACGAAGCAAAGCCAGATAAATACTTTGGGCTTGCGCGCCAGCAGGCCCGGTAGAAACAGCATTAACGGAATCGCATGGATAGCAATAATGGTCATGGCGTGCTCGGCCGGAAGCACGATGGCTCGCCATACCACGAACAGTACAATCAGGTTGGCCAGTGTTGCCAGGGTCATGGTGCGCGCCAGTTCGGCTTTTTTGGTCAGGGCTTCAGTCATATGTATACGGCTTCACTTCAGTTTGCTGGCCAGTTTGGCAACTCGTAAGCCCTGTGCCTGACACAGAGCGGTTTCGTGTTCATCCAGCGTTCGGCTGTTGTCTGCTCCGGCCCAATGGCTGGCACCATAAGGGGTGCCGCCGGCTTTGGTTTTGGTCAGGCCCGGTTCGCTGTAGGGTATGCCTGCGTATATCATGCCGTGATGCAACAGCGGCAGCAGCATCGAGAGCAATGTGGACTCCTGTCCGCCGTGCAAGCTACTGGTGGAGGTGAATGCGGAGGCTGGCTTGTCCACCAGGGCACCTTTCATCCACAGGGCGCTGGTGCTGTCCAGAAAGTACTTCAGTGGTGCCGCCATATTGCCAAACCGCGTGGGTGAGCCGAGAATCAGGCCATCGCAGTTCTCCAGATCGTCCATGTCGGCATAGATGTCTCCACTGACGGGAATGGCGGGCTTGCTGGCTTCCGTTTCACTGGACACCGGGGGCACGGTGCGCAATACGGCTTCGGCCCCGTGATGCTGCTCGACACCTCGGGCGATGGCTTTTGCCATGTCTCGAGTATGGCCGTTACGGCTGTAATAAAGGATCAATATACGACAGCTCACAGGATCTCCAGAACCTGTTCCGGCGGACGGCCCAGGGCGGCCTTATCGCCATTCACAACAATGGGGCGCTCAATCAGTTTTGGCGTGCTGACCATGGCTTTGATCAGCTGGTCGTCGCTCAGATCCGGGTTGTTCAGCCCCTGTTCCTTGTATTCCGCTTCTTTGGTACGCATCAATTCGCGGGGTTTCAGGCCAAGCTGCTTAAGAAGGGTTGCGATGGTTTTGGCATCCGGTGGCGTTTCCAGATACAGCACCACTTCTGGCTCAATACCTTGGTCTTTCAGTAGCTGGAGTGTTTCACGGGATTTGGAGCAGCGTGGGTTGTGATAAATTTTGGTCATGGCTGTATGGTATGCTTGTGTTTGATGATGTATATGTTGGGCTATTGTATAGGGTAATGGCCCCTTAATCACCCAATCTGAATTGAAGGAAAGAGTTTGGACGCACTGTTTGATGCCTACAAGCAATTTATAAAGTTACCCCCAGTTGCCTTTGTTGTGTACGTGGCTAAGTCCTTTCTTCACCACGGTAATGGTCGGTCTGCATTCTATTTGGCTTTTACCTCACTGTTTGCGGTGGTGCCGGTGATGACGGTGGTGTACTCCATTCTGGCGTTAATCCCCGAGTTAAAGGGGATGGAAAGCAAGATGCAGAACTTTATGTTTGAGCATTTTGTACCTGCCACCGGGTCTCAGTTGCAGGAGCACCTGCACGGATTTGCGCAGCAGGCTTCAAACCTCACCAGTATCGGCGTGATCATGCTGTTTGTGACGTCGGTGTTGATGTTGCGCAAAATCGAGAATTCCTTTAACACCATTTGGCACATAACAGAGGCCCGCAAAGGGGTGAATGGTTTTTTGCTGTACTGGGCGTTGTTAAGCCTGGGGCCGGTGATGATGGGGGGCGCGTTCGCGGTGTCGTCGTATCTGGCGTCTTTAAAGATGATATACGACATGGTGCCGTTGGCTGGCACGCAGACATTTGTGCTCAGTCTGCTGCCGATTCTGATGAGCGGTTTGGCCTTCTCGCTCGCCTATGTGGCGATTCCTAATACCCGAGTGCCGATACGGCATGGTTTGCTGGGCGGTCTGGTGGCGGCCATATTGTTTGATTTGGCACGCCGGGGTATGACGCTGTTTGTCAGCATGTTCCCCACCTACCATTTGGTGTACGGTGCGTTTGCCGCCGTGCCGATCTTTCTGATCTGGGTATTGGTGTCGTGGAATATTATGTTGCTGGGGGCTGAGATTGTGCAGGCCATGACCAGTTTTCAAGTGGATAAAAAGCGTTCCACGTCATCCCTGGGGAATTTGCTGGCGGTATTGGAGACGCTGTATCGCTTGCAGGGCAAGGGGGAGGTGATCGACGAGGTAGTGTTGCTGCAGAAAATGCCTTGGGTTTCAAACCGTGAGTGGGAGGCCTACACGGATACGCTTATCAATGTGCAGTTGATTCATCGCAATGGGGAGGGCGAAATCGCTCTGACCCGGGATCTGCACAAATACAGCTTGGCGCAGTTGTTTCGTGATTGTTTTGGCGACACCATCAAGATGGATCTGCAAAGCAATGAGGGATGGCAAGGCAGGGTGAACAAGCTCTATAAGGATGGTATGGATACCTGCCTGAGTGGTTGGGACATCCCTCTGGCTGAACTGTACGATGTCACTTCGGAATCAGTGGAGCCTAGTTCTCAATAACCTGTACGTCGAAAACTTCTACCTGTCGGGAACGCTGTTGTATTTGGCGAACATCCGCTGTGGCTGCTTCATGGTGGCCAACCGCCAGGATAGACACTTCTGAGCCGAGTTTCAGAGCGCCTGCTGGTGCCAGTATGCGTGTGGTAATGTAGTTGGATCGGCTGCGCAGCAAAATTAACAGCCCGTTGCGATCGGTGGCCTGTTCATCCTGTTTGCTGATGGTGATTTTTTTTACGTTGCCTCGTAGTCGTTCTATGCCGCATTCCGGCGCGTCCTCTCGCGATATCGCAGCCCAGCGCACCAAGCCCACCTCGAGCACTTTTTTGCCATTGATTTGGCGAATCATGGCCACCACCTGGCCTGCCTCAGGAAAGCGGGAGGGATCTCCGTTCAGCTTCACCCGAATACCCGTGGTGCTTTCATCCCGCCCATGAGACCAGGCTCGTTTTTCACTTCCGGAGTTGCGGTTTTGCAGCACATCCATCCGGCGTTGCGTGGGGTCCAGCATGGTGCAGATGTTTTCCAGCCCCCACACCAAACCGATTTGTTCATTAATATCATGACGCTCACCGCTGCGGTGAGGGTTTCTGGACCAGCATTGAGACAGACTATCCAGCAGCTCCACCGCTTGTTTTCGCTGCACATTTTGCAGACCGGTGAGGCGCAGAGATTCCCCGGATTTGATTGCGGTAAGGTGCCGATACAGAGTGTCCAGCAGGCGCGAGAGATCTAAAACCCGAGTGTCGGTAACGGTGCCTGGCAGGTTGCCAGGGATGTTTGCCGGCTGCAGGCATTCGGGCTCAACAAAATAGCATTCGCCGAGCTGGGTGATGTTCGCGGGTTCCATCAGATCCACCAGGCTGGCAAAGCGGGCGGTGTAGTCGCAAGTGCGCCACTGGTCTTCTGCGCTCATTGCATAGGGGGATGCCAACCCCATCAACAAGGATTGCTTGTACATATGGGATACGGTGCCTTGCTTACCTTCCGGGCAGGTAACGGGCTTGTCTTCCTGTTGCAGGTCGCAGGCCAGGAAGTACAGGTAATGAAATTCACGCCAGTGGGAACGCTTCAACATGCGGCCACGATTGTAGGAAAACAGGCCGTAGTAGTACTGATACAGCATGGCCATATACAACACCGTGGCAAACCCTGATGGACGCTTTTGGCGGGCCAGGGCATCTTTGATGATGTGTTTATAGGCAAAGCCCAGCTCCTGAATGAATTCCAGAAGATTATCCAGTTCGTTGGAATTGACGTCTTTCGAAAACAGGCTGCCGGTAAGCTGATTACGGTAATAGTCTAAAAAGCGCACAAACGCATAGTGGAAGGGGCTGACTATCTGCAGGCGCTTTGCGGGTGCCAGTGCAAAGCGATTGAAGGTGTGCAGGCGTCTAAACGCAAGGGTCAGGGCTGAGGGAATATCCACGTAGGGCAGGTCACGAATCTCATTACTGAGACGACGGTTGTCCGCGTCCAGCAGTAAATGCTGGGTACGTTCGGTTGTCGGAACTCTTAATGGACCATTCATCCGGTGCTGTCCTTCCTGGTGTTACTGAATCCTTCGATATCGTCGGCCGCTGTATCGACTGCGCAGTCAACCGATCTGGTGGTCAATTTTTGCACACTACAAATATCTTGGGAAGAGGGTTTTTACTGGCACTTATGTAAGCTGTCGCTGATAATTGAGTTAGTTCACTTACCTACCCATCAATCAGTGATACACAATCCACAACACAGGCTACTGTATTCATGCCTACATTTGCTTCGCTGCTCACGTCAGTCAAGGGGATTAAACCCCAGATCGTGAAAAAAGTCTGTGAAAAAAGAACATCCAGCGCCTATTACTGGGATGGTTCCGGCCCTTTGGTGGTGTGTTTGCATGGTTTTCCTGATACGGCCAACACCTTCCACTTAATGGTGCCGGCTCTAGTTGGTGCTGGGTACAGGGTGTTAGTGCCAGTGATGCCGGGCTATGAACAATCAAGTGTGGATCCTGAGGGTAACTATCATATTACTGATTTGGCTAAGAATGTGGTGGGCTGGGTGGACCACATGGGTGAAGAGTCAGCGCATCTGATTGGGCATGATTGGGGCGGAGTCACCGCTTGGCTGGCGGCTGCCATGTATCCCCATCGTTTCTTTAGCGTTACCAGTATTGCTATTCCTCCTCTAAAACACTTAGGGGCGGCCATCCTGCAATGCCCATCCCAAATACTGAAATCCTGGTATATCGGTTTCTTCCAGCTTCCGCTGATTCCTGAGCAAATTATAAAATTCAACGATGGTGTATTCGTGCGCATGTTATGGCGACGTTGGTCACCGGGGTGGGATGCGCCGGAGGCGTTGGTGCGACCAGTGTTGGATGCCTTGGATGATCCCTCGGTAACGCGGGCGATGCTGGGGTATTACCGTTGTCTGGGCCGTATCTTCCACCGTCAGCATCAGCAAGGGCGGCGAGCGCTAAAGCTGCCTTATCAGGTACCCTGCCTGATGATCAGCGGCTCCGATGATGGCTGTATGGACAGTCGCCTGTTTGAGTTGGCCATGAGTGAGAACGATTTTATGGCGGGTGCTGAACTGTATCGATTAATGGGGGCAGGGCACTTCTGTCATCTTGAGAAGCCTGCGCTGGTTCATGCTAAGTTGTTGAGTTTTCTGGAAATGCACCCTAAGGGTGCGAAAAAGCTGGCGGATGAATTAGCCAAGCAATTGGGTTAGAATGCGCCGGTTATTGATTTGGACTTCAGAGAGGAACAGGCCATGGCCGTCATTCGCCAGGACGATTTTATTCAGAGCATTGCAGACAGCCTGCAATACATTTCTTACTACCATCCCGCGGATTTCATAAAAGCCGTTAATGAAGCCTACGAGGCAGAAGAATCCCCTGCAGCCAAAGATGCCATGGCGCAGATTCTGATTAATTCCCGTATGTGCGCCGAAGGCC containing:
- a CDS encoding AAA family ATPase, with product MTEPTQSITLNDAIQLVQRMREQIARVVVGQQQVIDQVLIAMLASGHVLVEGVPGLGKTLLVKALAKCFHGQFGRIQFTPDLMPSDVTGHALYDMKTEQFKIRKGPAFCNLLLADEINRAPAKTQSALLEVMQEKQITIEGKPFPALSPFMVLATQNPIEQEGTYPLPEAELDRFMLKVLIDYPNEDEEQNLVKQVTTGQVQDTLSVSAIEPVVNASDIPKLQQVTANIQVDDAVFDYAVRIARSSRQWHSFAHGAGPRASIALIRAARANALLQGNHFVTPDDVKVMALPVMRHRVALTAEMEIEGLQVDQALQQLLQEVEAPRL
- a CDS encoding DUF58 domain-containing protein, whose product is MRPTHRLFWFACGWALMGFAAALSMWLPKEIMPTDWDAVAWQHQIERIWQISGATLAFLLIFDTVALLRMVPPSVLRQHSESLALGVWSDVELRLLHRYRRAVRLEVFDHHPSHCEAEHAHQKGLLIPRQGTEFRYRVRAKERGNHHFGSTDLLLHSPLGFWQRRLLVGEPSSVKVFPNFAAVSNYAMMSMEQQSAQLGIRLQQRRGEGMEFQQLREFRQGDSLRQIDWNATARQRKLISKEYQDEKDQQILFLIDCGRRMRSKDGDHSHLDHALNAMLLMSYAALKQGDAVGLMSFGGDERWLKPVKGVANLSKILNCVYDISPSTRASDYNSAIRSIMTRHNKRALVVVLSNIRDENADDLKPALSLLQKKHLVMVANLEEPELHDLLDKPINGFQDALRYTGTKLYMERRHAITKEFNHSGLHTVNSTPKMMPVALINKYFEVKREGLL
- a CDS encoding DUF4350 domain-containing protein; this translates as MNKRSLAIIAVALLILGAGIAWIASNIERYTRHVDDGATVDVILNPWYAAQALLDQQQKESHRSFNLHPVLEKLKPYDALVLFNSSTIGNPATRQKLMDWMHGGGHLIVTAQEEWDFDSESADPFLDSFGIRFYYQEEEYDDDYEEEYPEDAAFDEMPESVNESAALESTDTESVTEQTEESEAGQSCAFIDYDDLFEVTWNQDILLIESLGGYTLDDEYDEAIRTGESWPNALLQYQVGAGKLTVLMDPTIWHNDRIGDYDHAFLLWQLVKQDDIIWFVSSNESENLLGILWRTAPYLLIGLGFTILIWGWRRWVRFGPLIPEPSNEHRQWLEHIEAATRFDWNHHQGQTMVDQLRQDIQQIMSRHHNLSYSQNQAEWLELLTQRCKLNQQQIQESMTQPSPHREHPWMELISQLQIIRNAL
- a CDS encoding stage II sporulation protein M is translated as MKQELFENHFRPIWQAFETTLDELEQFKQLRKKANVTGFADQYRQVCHHLALAQERQYSPYLIDRLNQLALRGHQQLYQSHNNILYNIVHFILVGFPATVRREFTFIWASSLLFFGSLLIMAALTYYDPSLIYSVYPEGAVRDFTEMYDPANKAFMQEQRSAADDFSMFGFYIKNNIGIGFQTFASGFVLGIGALFNLLYNGIVLGAVMGYLTDMGFTDTFFPFVIGHGAFELTGIAIAGAAGLKLGYGLLCPGRLTRKQSLIKAAREAMSLVYGVFFLLLIAAFVEAFWSSSSYLSNSAKYIAGGSFWLLVLSYLSLGYTGLNRGAHRGSE
- a CDS encoding DUF4129 domain-containing protein is translated as MDLSKISVQVRPRNPYEAVDLGFVMARQWLKPLLLLWLIPALPVICLSYALFFNQPLWSLLLIWWLKPLFESIQLRYISEKLFDDNARWQDTLKQTFNIALHQWFSKLVLQRLSLSRSLNMPVGELEQLHGQRRSQRLATLHRGAGSSGLWLTVVGNSLESLFIIAIFSLAWMFIPMEMDIDFDLDMLLSSPMLFPTITWAGFVAMALASPFYVCGGFMLYINRRTWLEAWDIELTFRQLSNDHLAKGSKAIGLVLAAFLTLSLTTAPQPAQAELSRDETQQMIFDILEGDEFHQMREDAGWRWKDTPTPEADEDMESFWSKLGKWVVDFLEGTQFLGDISPYATMIISVLEVLMWGLVIAVFAYLIYRFRHLRVPNINASRKEHPAPPSHLFGLELNQDTLPADVIAAAQSLWQQQQFRQALSLLYRAALTFLVHERHLPLNSSHTEQECLRLCLQQEPQQRGHFFQRLTGHWINLAYAHNHISDDEFANLCSTWPSFFDDSSTGGSSS